The sequence below is a genomic window from Prochlorococcus marinus CUG1416.
ACCTTTTTATTAATCAATTAATTAAATTAATTAATTATTATTATTTATCTCCGAATTGTCTATCCCATTGTTCTCTCGCAGGTTTTTGAATATTGAAAACAACCCATGCAACTGCAGCGATTATTGGGGCAAAGACGACAATAGCTCTTAACATTTAAAAAAATTTTGTTATTTACTTAATATCTTAACTATTATCTGTAAACAAAGAGTGAATTTTTGATTTTTTATTTAATAAGTTAAGAATTGTATTTCAATTGTTCAAGTTAAAATAATAAGTTGTTTTTTTTACCTTAAAAAGGGATAATTTCATATGTACTCAATTTTACAAAATGGGTCGCTAGCTCAGCGGTAGAGCATCCGGCTTTTAACCGGCTGGTCCTGAGTTCGAATCTCAGGCGACCCACATCTTAATAATTGAGTCCTTAAATCGAATATATTTCAAGAAATAACTCCATCGATCTAATACCATTTTGGGCTTGTTCAATACTTCAGCTGTATTTTATTTTTTTATCGTTACCAAACGCTGAATATAAGTTATTAGTTCACTAATCAAGTATAAAAAATCTTCTAAAAGCAAGAATTAATAAATTCTCTAGGCCTTCGAATTTAATTTTTTTTGCCATACTTAACAAATTTGATCCAGAACAAATAATTGTTAGGATCTAGTTCAAGAAACAATTTTAAAAAATTATCAATAAATGGCCAGATAGTTATAGAAATGCACGATACAACAGGTCAAGAGTTAATTGATTAATATTCCACGGACAATTATTGAACTAAAAACCATTATTTGATACAGATTTAGAACACTATTGCCACTTTCAAAGAGGACTAAATAAAAAAACCACTATTTTCAAAAAATACAGGGGAAATACTTTACAAAGCTTCATAAATGCTGTTACAATCATTTACATAACTTTAATTTATTATTATGACTCCTGAAGCAGAACGTTTTAATGGTTGGGCAGCTATGTTAGGTTTCGTAGCAGCTGTTGGTGCTTATGTAACTACAGGTCAAATTATTCCTGGCTGGTTCTAAATCCTTCACAGTAATTACTTCTTTAATTTTTTATATATTTTTTATATGTATAAAAAATTACTAGTTAACTGCATAATGAGCAAACAGATGTTTGGCCATGATTGGTAAATTCAAAGCTGTTATAAACTACGGTCTATTTAGCTTATTTTTACTACAATTTTTTGTTTTTTATTTACAAATAACTATAAAACTCTGATTAATATCAGGGTTTTTTTTTTCTAAAGCTTGAAAATCTACATTAAAAATTCTTTAAATTAATTTTTCTATTTGATTGGTTTTCATCTATATTATCCAGACATTTTGAACATAGCAAATGCCCCTTTTTTTTCCAAAATGTTTTAGTTGATCTTTCTATATCTTTTCTGCAAATCAAACATTTAAATATTGGAGACATTAATTAGTTATGTAGTTTCAAAAAAAGATCATTCAAAATTTTTTTATTTTTAATTTTTCAAACATTTGTTCTAAAATATAAAACATAACTCACATTGAGATGATCTAAAATGCTGAGAATACTTATTCATCAAATAGATCTATTTGACACAAATGAGAATTAAAATAAAAACCTTCATATATCTTCCCTTAATTATAGCAACATATACGATAATGAATCCTGTACAAGGAGGTTATGGAGGAGAAGGGACTAAAAATAAAGCCGAGAAAATATCTAAATATAAGACACAAATATTTATTAACTATGTCAACTTAACGGTCAACTTCTTAAATGCCACTGAAGAAAAAAATGAAAGACATATGATATTGTTCACAAACTGTCAGAAGCTTCTCAATGGTAATAAAAAGACAGTGAAAGGAAAAGATAAAAAAAATCTTATGTCTTGTACAAACCTCATGAAAAAAGGCACTTACTATAAGGAGACTAATTCACCTCCTATGGATTCTCTTCAAAAATTTAAAACTACAAAAAAAGATCTCAACAACATTATTTA
It includes:
- a CDS encoding photosystem II protein Y, whose protein sequence is MLRAIVVFAPIIAAVAWVVFNIQKPAREQWDRQFGDK
- a CDS encoding high light inducible protein, which encodes MTPEAERFNGWAAMLGFVAAVGAYVTTGQIIPGWF